Proteins from a single region of Mumia flava:
- a CDS encoding class F sortase: MPTAPDARTRRRRSARALLAAAAALAGAVCLTWSLLSTAAGDSSDPDTAERGTPSAAGGTTTPATDVPVAASPEEAPRGKARPRALRVPSLGVSASVDPMTVHDGVLTPPSDAARLGWWDESARPGSAHGRVVVAGHSVHEGNGAFDVLGAVAPGDQIQVDTQGARMVYEAERVATYDKAEFAARASRIMRRTGAPRLVLITCADWDGTGFASNTVVVARPE; encoded by the coding sequence GTGCCCACCGCGCCTGACGCACGCACCCGGCGCCGCCGCAGCGCGAGAGCTCTTCTCGCCGCTGCGGCGGCGCTCGCTGGTGCCGTCTGCCTGACCTGGTCGCTGCTCAGCACAGCGGCCGGTGACTCCTCCGACCCGGACACCGCCGAGCGCGGCACGCCCAGCGCCGCCGGAGGGACCACCACGCCGGCGACCGACGTGCCCGTGGCGGCGTCCCCCGAGGAGGCACCCCGAGGCAAGGCGCGACCCCGGGCCCTCCGGGTGCCGTCGCTCGGCGTCTCTGCGTCCGTCGACCCCATGACCGTCCACGACGGCGTCCTGACGCCCCCGTCCGACGCCGCCCGCCTCGGTTGGTGGGACGAGAGCGCCCGCCCGGGATCCGCCCACGGCCGGGTGGTGGTGGCGGGCCACTCCGTGCACGAGGGCAACGGGGCGTTCGACGTGCTCGGGGCGGTCGCTCCCGGCGACCAGATCCAGGTCGACACCCAGGGTGCCCGGATGGTCTACGAGGCCGAGCGCGTCGCCACCTACGACAAGGCCGAGTTCGCGGCTCGCGCCTCGCGGATCATGCGGCGCACCGGTGCTCCGCGTCTCGTGCTGATCACGTGCGCCGACTGGGACGGCACCGGCTTCGCCTCGAACACCGTCGTGGTCGCGAGGCCGGAGTAG
- a CDS encoding cystathionine beta-synthase encodes MDYANALLDLVGDTPLVKLRRVTDDAPGLVLAKVEYLNPGGSVKDRIATRMVEAAEASGELRPGGTIVEPTSGNTGVGLAMVAQEKGYHCIFVCPDKVSEDKRNVLRAYGAEVVVCPTAVPPEHPDSYYSVSDRLVEETEGAWKPNQYANVNNPEAHYETTGPEVWKQTDGRITHFVAGIGTGGTISGTGRYLKEVSDGRVQIVGADPHGSVYSGGTGRPYLVEGVGEDFWPTTYDRDICDRIIEVSDGDSFDMTRRMAREEAMLVGGSAGMAVVAAVRLAQELADPDAVIVVLLPDGGRGYLTKVFDDTWMGQHGFLAPPPGERTVGDLLRGKDGRLPDLVHTHPHESVAEAVAILREYGVSQMPVLTAEPPVRSGEVVGAVSERDLLDRLFHKTASLADTVEQHMAPPLPGVGAGEPVEDVLAALEDADAVIVQEDGSPAGVLTRQDLLGYVAAL; translated from the coding sequence GTGGACTACGCTAACGCGCTTCTGGATCTGGTCGGAGACACACCGCTGGTGAAGCTGCGTCGGGTGACCGACGACGCACCGGGCCTCGTGCTCGCGAAGGTCGAGTACCTCAATCCCGGCGGCAGCGTGAAGGACCGGATCGCGACCCGGATGGTCGAGGCGGCCGAGGCCTCCGGGGAGCTTCGGCCCGGCGGCACGATCGTCGAGCCGACGAGCGGCAACACCGGTGTCGGGCTCGCGATGGTCGCGCAGGAGAAGGGCTACCACTGCATCTTCGTGTGCCCCGACAAGGTGAGCGAGGACAAGCGCAACGTGCTCCGTGCCTACGGCGCGGAGGTGGTCGTGTGTCCGACCGCCGTCCCGCCGGAGCACCCGGACTCGTACTACTCGGTCTCCGACCGTCTGGTGGAGGAGACCGAAGGGGCCTGGAAGCCGAACCAGTACGCCAACGTGAACAACCCGGAGGCGCACTACGAGACCACCGGCCCGGAGGTGTGGAAGCAGACCGACGGCCGCATCACCCACTTCGTCGCGGGGATCGGCACGGGCGGCACGATCTCCGGCACCGGCCGCTACCTCAAGGAGGTCAGCGACGGCCGCGTCCAGATCGTGGGGGCCGACCCGCACGGGTCCGTCTACTCCGGCGGGACCGGACGCCCGTACCTGGTCGAGGGCGTCGGCGAGGACTTCTGGCCCACGACGTACGACCGCGACATCTGCGACCGGATCATCGAGGTCAGTGACGGCGACTCCTTCGACATGACGCGCCGGATGGCGCGCGAGGAGGCGATGCTCGTCGGCGGCTCGGCCGGGATGGCGGTCGTCGCCGCCGTCCGGCTCGCACAGGAGCTCGCCGACCCCGACGCGGTGATCGTGGTGCTGCTGCCCGACGGCGGACGCGGCTACCTCACGAAGGTCTTCGACGACACGTGGATGGGTCAGCACGGCTTCCTCGCCCCGCCGCCGGGCGAGCGAACCGTCGGCGACCTGCTGCGCGGGAAGGACGGGCGTCTGCCCGATCTCGTCCACACCCATCCGCACGAGTCGGTGGCCGAGGCGGTGGCGATCCTGCGGGAGTACGGGGTGTCGCAGATGCCGGTGCTCACCGCCGAGCCGCCCGTACGGTCCGGCGAGGTGGTGGGCGCGGTGAGCGAGCGCGACCTCCTCGACCGGTTGTTCCACAAGACCGCGTCGCTCGCCGACACCGTCGAGCAGCACATGGCGCCGCCCCTGCCCGGCGTCGGCGCCGGGGAGCCGGTCGAGGACGTGCTCGCGGCGCTCGAGGACGCCGACGCGGTGATCGTGCAGGAGGACGGGTCTCCGGCGGGTGTGCTGACCCGTCAGGACCTGCTCGGGTACGTCGCCGCTCTCTGA
- a CDS encoding SGNH/GDSL hydrolase family protein — protein sequence MARARAARRMATAALFGGGGLGLLGGGAFGLLKWQAGWARREIGITDDRPPSPDGVYGAQLPGREISFLMLGDSTGVGYGMTRAEDTPPALFGAGLSQIAQRPVRVTSEAVVGAVSADLAAQVDKGLVARPDVAALVIGANDVTHANRVPAAVGELSEAVRTLREAGCEVVVGTCPDLGTVRPLPQPLRALARQVSRRLAAAQMITVLEAGGRAVSLSDLLQQTFWRAPTELFGDDRFHPSAVGYASMVHAMLPSVAAAIGVWDDDEETATYPEGVVLPVSFAAAEAVDRAGTEVSRTEVAGSDRGPRGRWAAIRVRRR from the coding sequence ATGGCCCGAGCACGCGCGGCACGCAGGATGGCAACGGCAGCCCTCTTCGGTGGGGGCGGGCTCGGCCTGCTCGGCGGAGGCGCCTTCGGTCTCCTGAAGTGGCAGGCCGGATGGGCCCGCCGGGAGATCGGGATCACCGACGACCGGCCGCCCTCGCCGGACGGCGTGTACGGCGCGCAGCTGCCGGGCCGGGAGATCTCCTTCCTCATGCTCGGCGACTCGACCGGGGTCGGCTACGGGATGACGCGGGCCGAGGACACCCCGCCGGCACTGTTCGGGGCCGGCCTGTCGCAGATCGCGCAGCGCCCCGTCCGGGTCACCAGCGAGGCCGTCGTCGGAGCCGTCTCCGCCGACCTCGCCGCGCAGGTGGACAAGGGCCTCGTCGCGCGGCCCGACGTCGCGGCCCTGGTGATCGGTGCGAACGACGTCACCCATGCCAACCGCGTCCCGGCCGCTGTCGGTGAGCTGTCGGAGGCGGTCCGCACGTTGCGCGAGGCCGGGTGCGAGGTCGTCGTCGGGACCTGCCCGGACCTCGGGACCGTACGCCCGCTCCCGCAGCCGCTGCGGGCTCTGGCGCGTCAGGTCAGCCGCCGGCTCGCCGCCGCGCAGATGATCACCGTGCTCGAGGCCGGAGGACGTGCGGTGTCGCTGTCGGACCTGCTCCAGCAGACCTTCTGGCGGGCACCGACCGAGCTGTTCGGCGACGACCGGTTCCACCCCTCAGCGGTGGGCTACGCGTCGATGGTGCATGCGATGCTGCCGTCGGTCGCGGCCGCGATCGGCGTGTGGGACGACGACGAGGAGACCGCCACCTACCCCGAGGGAGTCGTCCTCCCGGTGTCGTTCGCGGCCGCCGAGGCCGTGGACCGCGCGGGGACCGAGGTCTCGCGTACCGAGGTCGCCGGGTCGGACCGCGGGCCGCGTGGCCGCTGGGCCGCGATCCGGGTCCGCCGCCGCTGA
- a CDS encoding Bax inhibitor-1/YccA family protein, which yields MRSSNPVFTRSEEFNRTTAAPVASDPSTWQVGQPTQTDGYGTPGGGGYDTPTGTADRMTIDSVVMRTAITLFLVFASAAVTWFMLGDVLADEAALGRAFAFATGGAIIGFVLAMVNSFKKVISPALVMAYAVVEGVFVGALSKVLSSYVGDATIVAQAVLGTVAAFAGTLFVYKFFNIQVTPKFRRGVTAALFGFVAVLLLNWILSFFNADFGLRDFSTLGLLVSGVAVLLGVLCLILDFDFVEKGVAAGLPERESWRAAFGLTVTLIWLYIEILRILAILRGDN from the coding sequence ATGAGAAGCAGCAACCCCGTCTTCACCCGCAGCGAGGAGTTCAACCGGACCACCGCTGCTCCGGTCGCGAGCGACCCGAGCACCTGGCAGGTCGGCCAGCCCACGCAGACCGACGGGTACGGCACGCCGGGCGGGGGTGGCTACGACACGCCGACCGGCACCGCCGACCGGATGACGATCGACTCGGTCGTCATGCGGACCGCGATCACGTTGTTCCTGGTGTTCGCCTCGGCCGCCGTCACCTGGTTCATGCTCGGTGACGTGCTCGCCGACGAGGCAGCGCTCGGACGGGCCTTCGCGTTCGCCACCGGCGGCGCGATCATCGGCTTCGTCCTGGCGATGGTCAACTCCTTCAAGAAGGTGATCAGCCCCGCCCTCGTGATGGCGTACGCCGTGGTCGAGGGCGTGTTCGTCGGGGCCCTGTCGAAGGTGCTCTCGTCCTACGTCGGAGACGCGACGATCGTGGCGCAGGCCGTTCTCGGCACCGTCGCGGCCTTCGCCGGCACGCTGTTCGTCTACAAGTTCTTCAACATCCAGGTGACCCCGAAGTTCCGCCGGGGCGTGACCGCGGCGCTGTTCGGGTTCGTCGCGGTCCTGCTGCTCAACTGGATCCTGAGCTTCTTCAACGCCGACTTCGGGCTCCGCGACTTCTCGACCCTCGGCCTGCTGGTCAGCGGTGTGGCGGTCCTGCTCGGTGTGCTGTGCCTGATCCTCGACTTCGACTTCGTCGAGAAGGGCGTCGCGGCCGGGCTGCCGGAGCGCGAGTCCTGGCGGGCCGCGTTCGGACTGACCGTCACGCTGATCTGGCTGTACATCGAGATCCTGCGCATCCTCGCGATCCTGCGCGGCGACAACTGA
- a CDS encoding TetR/AcrR family transcriptional regulator — MPRVTEEHRERRRRQILDAARRCFARQGFHQTSMSDLLAESGLSAGAFYGYYRSKSELVAAVADDAVGGVLGLITPLAHRDPPLPVRDFVREALRATDAYAFGPDGVARLAPQVWSEAVRDPVVAAALETRYRQVIDVVAEVVRHDQVAGRIDEQADAAEVAAVLLSTIMGYLLQRLLFASVDADPYAAALAAITGARGGPGTGAVR, encoded by the coding sequence ATGCCACGCGTGACCGAGGAGCATCGTGAGCGTCGGCGCCGGCAGATCCTGGACGCTGCGCGCCGGTGCTTCGCGCGTCAGGGCTTCCACCAGACCTCCATGAGCGACCTGCTCGCGGAGTCGGGGCTGTCGGCCGGCGCGTTCTACGGCTACTACCGATCGAAGTCCGAGCTCGTCGCCGCGGTCGCGGACGACGCCGTCGGCGGCGTGCTCGGCCTGATCACGCCGCTGGCGCACCGCGATCCGCCCCTGCCGGTCCGCGACTTCGTCCGCGAGGCGCTGCGCGCCACCGACGCGTACGCGTTCGGACCGGACGGCGTCGCGCGTCTGGCGCCGCAGGTGTGGTCGGAGGCCGTACGCGATCCCGTCGTGGCGGCGGCGCTGGAGACGCGGTACAGGCAGGTCATCGACGTCGTCGCCGAGGTGGTCCGCCACGACCAGGTCGCCGGCCGGATCGACGAGCAGGCGGACGCGGCCGAGGTCGCCGCGGTCCTGCTGAGCACGATCATGGGCTACCTGCTCCAGCGCCTGCTGTTCGCGAGCGTCGACGCGGACCCGTACGCCGCCGCACTGGCTGCGATCACAGGCGCGAGAGGGGGTCCGGGCACAGGGGCGGTCCGGTAG
- a CDS encoding MalY/PatB family protein yields MSVPNPFEQLAVSDLRRRSSLKWSLFEPDVLPLWVAEMDAPLAEPVVRVLTDAAVRGDVGYPYGPAYAEAFADFAARRWGFDGVEVTRTALVPDVMNGVREAIRLVTGPGDAVVVSPPVYPPFFAFVAHAERRVVEAPLGADGRLDLDALEIAFDAATRAPGTRGSSTGGRRRAAYVLCNPHNPTGVAHTRSELEAVAALAERYGVRVVADEIHGPLVLSGATFVPFLSVEGAESAFVVTSASKAWNLAGAKAGLLIAGPGAVADLARLPEVVAHGASQLGVVAHTAALRDGGPWLDAAIGGLEGTRSLLADLLATRLPQVRWRRSEATYLAWLDVSALDLGGEHPEGPAAEILERGRVALNSGVPFGTGGAGHVRLNYATSAGVLTEAVERVAALVD; encoded by the coding sequence GTGTCCGTGCCGAACCCGTTCGAGCAGCTCGCCGTGTCCGACCTGCGCAGGCGCTCCAGCCTGAAGTGGAGCCTGTTCGAGCCGGACGTCCTCCCGCTCTGGGTCGCCGAGATGGACGCGCCGCTGGCCGAGCCGGTGGTCCGCGTGCTGACGGACGCCGCGGTGCGCGGGGATGTCGGCTACCCGTACGGTCCTGCGTACGCCGAGGCGTTCGCGGACTTCGCGGCGCGACGCTGGGGCTTCGACGGCGTCGAGGTCACGCGGACCGCCCTGGTGCCGGACGTGATGAACGGTGTGCGAGAGGCGATCCGTCTGGTCACCGGCCCAGGGGACGCGGTCGTGGTCAGTCCACCGGTCTACCCGCCGTTCTTCGCCTTCGTCGCCCATGCCGAGCGCCGCGTGGTCGAAGCGCCGCTGGGAGCAGACGGGCGGCTCGATCTCGACGCGCTCGAGATCGCCTTCGACGCGGCGACGCGTGCGCCGGGGACGCGCGGCTCGTCGACCGGCGGTCGGCGGCGCGCGGCGTACGTCCTGTGCAACCCGCACAACCCGACCGGCGTCGCACACACCCGCTCGGAGCTCGAGGCCGTGGCGGCGCTGGCGGAGCGGTACGGGGTGCGGGTGGTCGCCGACGAGATCCACGGCCCGCTCGTGCTGTCCGGTGCGACGTTCGTCCCGTTCCTGTCGGTCGAGGGGGCGGAGAGCGCGTTCGTGGTCACCTCGGCGTCGAAGGCCTGGAACCTCGCGGGCGCGAAGGCCGGTCTGCTGATCGCCGGGCCTGGCGCAGTCGCCGATCTGGCGCGCCTGCCGGAGGTCGTCGCGCACGGAGCGAGCCAGCTCGGCGTCGTCGCGCACACGGCGGCGCTGCGCGACGGCGGGCCGTGGCTCGATGCCGCGATCGGCGGGCTGGAGGGCACCCGCTCGCTGCTCGCCGACCTGCTCGCGACCCGGCTTCCGCAGGTCCGGTGGCGTCGCAGCGAGGCGACCTACCTGGCCTGGTTGGACGTGTCCGCGCTCGATCTCGGCGGCGAGCACCCGGAGGGGCCCGCCGCCGAGATCCTCGAGCGGGGACGCGTCGCGCTCAACTCCGGCGTGCCGTTCGGGACCGGCGGTGCGGGACACGTCCGGTTGAACTACGCGACGTCGGCGGGTGTGCTGACCGAGGCCGTCGAGCGGGTCGCCGCACTGGTCGACTGA